In Paenibacillus sp. FSL R7-0345, a single window of DNA contains:
- a CDS encoding MarR family transcriptional regulator, whose protein sequence is MNDKVDCDIRQSLDRISSQMRRDYSESLRELNLYVGQEKLLYRLWLGDGITQMQIREHLNCEPPTVTNMVKSLEQNGFIYRKRDEQDARVMRIFLTDKGKELEEPVDIKWRQEQDKLLHSVLPEERLLLRELLKRLERNLF, encoded by the coding sequence ATGAATGATAAGGTTGATTGCGATATTCGTCAGTCGTTAGACCGGATTTCTTCCCAAATGCGCCGGGATTATAGTGAGTCTCTAAGGGAGCTTAACCTGTATGTAGGCCAGGAGAAATTACTTTACCGGTTGTGGCTAGGTGATGGGATTACACAAATGCAAATACGCGAACATCTAAATTGTGAACCCCCAACAGTAACAAACATGGTTAAGTCACTGGAGCAAAACGGATTTATTTACCGTAAGCGTGATGAGCAGGATGCGAGGGTAATGCGGATTTTTCTTACAGATAAGGGTAAAGAATTAGAAGAACCGGTAGATATCAAATGGAGACAGGAGCAGGATAAATTACTACATTCCGTTTTACCGGAAGAACGCTTGCTTTTGAGAGAGCTTTTGAAGCGGCTGGAAAGAAACTTATTTTAA
- a CDS encoding NAD(P)-binding domain-containing protein gives MRFGIIGAGPIGSNISRKLVENGHDVKIADARGIERLEGKKLTGTPVSIEEAITNIDVLIISIPFHALPSIRNIVDKLEEEVIVVDTSNYYPQMSGEIEEIENGMVESVWVSNQLGRSIIKAFNNLLAFTLEHKGTPEGSNGRIATAIAGNDLHQKQKIMNLANELGFDAVDSGSLIDSWRQQPGTPAYCTELTKEELSEALKKANKEKAPSLRDKVIEILSAATSRYSHIEVVNLNREIYQS, from the coding sequence ATGAGATTTGGAATTATAGGTGCAGGGCCAATCGGGTCAAATATTTCTCGAAAACTGGTTGAGAATGGGCATGATGTTAAGATTGCAGATGCCCGCGGCATTGAACGTTTGGAAGGAAAGAAACTCACAGGAACACCTGTGAGTATCGAAGAAGCAATTACCAATATCGATGTACTTATCATATCGATCCCTTTCCACGCATTGCCAAGCATTCGCAACATTGTAGATAAACTTGAGGAGGAAGTAATTGTTGTTGATACATCAAATTATTATCCTCAAATGAGCGGTGAAATTGAAGAAATTGAGAACGGGATGGTTGAAAGTGTCTGGGTATCAAATCAATTAGGCAGGTCAATTATTAAAGCTTTCAATAATTTATTAGCCTTTACCTTAGAACATAAAGGTACTCCGGAAGGCAGTAACGGACGTATTGCCACAGCGATTGCCGGTAATGATCTGCACCAAAAGCAAAAAATCATGAATCTGGCCAATGAACTAGGGTTCGATGCAGTAGATAGTGGTTCATTAATTGATTCATGGAGACAACAGCCAGGAACCCCGGCATACTGCACGGAACTAACCAAGGAAGAACTAAGCGAGGCATTAAAAAAAGCAAACAAAGAAAAAGCCCCATCTTTACGGGATAAAGTGATTGAAATCTTATCGGCGGCTACAAGCAGATACTCACATATAGAAGTAGTTAATCTAAACAGAGAAATATATCAATCCTGA